The following coding sequences are from one Streptomyces venezuelae window:
- a CDS encoding DJ-1/PfpI family protein gives MQIAIALYERFTVLDAIGPYQTLVNLPGAETVLVAEQAGPVRDDNGSLALVADQSFAEVQRPDIVVVPGGPGQSDQMENEALLGWLRTVDATTTWTTSVCTGSLALAAAGLLKGRRATSHWLALAELDRLGVESTGERVVFDGKYVTAAGVSAGIDMGLTLAGRIAGDEHAQTVQLLAEYDPQPPYDAGSPEKAPAHLVAKFREGSRFAQ, from the coding sequence ATGCAGATCGCCATCGCCCTGTACGAGCGCTTCACCGTCCTCGACGCCATCGGCCCCTACCAGACCCTGGTCAACCTCCCGGGTGCGGAGACCGTCCTCGTGGCCGAGCAGGCAGGCCCGGTACGCGACGACAACGGCTCCCTCGCCCTCGTCGCCGACCAGTCCTTCGCGGAGGTCCAGCGTCCCGACATCGTGGTCGTGCCCGGCGGGCCCGGCCAGAGCGACCAGATGGAGAACGAGGCGCTCCTCGGCTGGCTCCGCACGGTCGACGCCACGACCACCTGGACGACGTCCGTGTGCACCGGTTCGCTCGCGCTGGCCGCCGCGGGTCTCCTCAAGGGCCGCCGCGCCACCTCGCACTGGCTCGCGCTGGCCGAGCTCGACCGGCTCGGCGTCGAGTCGACGGGGGAGCGGGTCGTCTTCGACGGCAAGTACGTCACGGCGGCCGGTGTCTCCGCGGGCATCGACATGGGCCTCACCCTGGCCGGCCGGATCGCGGGCGACGAGCACGCGCAGACGGTCCAGCTCCTGGCCGAGTACGACCCCCAGCCGCCCTACGACGCCGGGTCCCCGGAGAAGGCGCCCGCGCACCTCGTCGCCAAGTTCCGTGAGGGGAGCCGGTTCGCCCAATAG
- a CDS encoding GlxA family transcriptional regulator produces MTQRTVLVVLFDGVQSLDVTGPVEVFTGAGLCAGDTRDGYLVRTASLDGGPVRTSSGLTLVPDSALADAPAPHTLLVPGGHGTRGQDPELTAWLREHGPHAQRLVSVCTGAIRLAEAGLLEGRRATTHWAYCEKLARDHPGIDVDPDPIYVRDGHVATSAGVTAGIDLVLALVEEDLGREVALTVARHLVVFLRRPGNQAQFSVQLAAQAARREPLREVQQWITEHPAGNLSVEALAARARLSPRHFARAFQADTGLTPGKYVERVRIEHARRLLEDTSDGVEEISRACGYGTPEAMRRAFVKVLGAAPAEYRRRFHPAPAAPAGTSSRHIHPHR; encoded by the coding sequence ATGACGCAGCGAACCGTCCTGGTCGTCCTCTTCGACGGCGTCCAGAGCCTCGATGTCACGGGGCCCGTGGAGGTGTTCACGGGCGCCGGGCTCTGCGCGGGCGACACCCGGGACGGCTACCTCGTCCGCACGGCCTCCCTGGACGGCGGGCCCGTGCGCACGTCCAGCGGCCTCACCCTCGTCCCGGACTCGGCGCTCGCCGACGCCCCCGCACCGCACACGCTGCTGGTCCCCGGCGGCCACGGCACGCGCGGGCAGGACCCCGAGCTGACCGCCTGGCTGCGTGAGCACGGCCCGCACGCGCAGCGCCTCGTCTCGGTCTGCACCGGCGCGATCCGCCTCGCCGAGGCGGGCCTCCTGGAGGGGCGCAGGGCGACGACGCACTGGGCGTACTGCGAGAAGCTCGCCAGGGACCACCCGGGCATCGACGTCGACCCCGATCCCATCTACGTACGGGACGGCCACGTCGCCACGTCCGCGGGGGTGACCGCGGGCATCGACCTCGTGCTGGCGCTGGTCGAGGAGGACCTGGGCCGCGAGGTGGCGCTCACGGTCGCACGCCACCTGGTGGTCTTCCTGCGGCGCCCGGGGAACCAGGCACAGTTCAGCGTCCAGCTCGCCGCACAGGCCGCACGGCGTGAGCCGCTGCGCGAGGTCCAGCAGTGGATCACCGAGCACCCGGCCGGCAACCTCTCCGTCGAGGCGCTCGCCGCGCGCGCCCGCCTCTCGCCCCGCCACTTCGCCCGCGCCTTCCAGGCGGACACCGGTCTGACCCCGGGCAAGTACGTCGAGCGCGTCCGCATCGAACACGCCCGGCGCCTCCTGGAGGACACCTCCGACGGTGTCGAGGAGATCTCCCGCGCCTGCGGCTACGGCACCCCGGAGGCCATGCGCCGTGCCTTCGTGAAGGTGCTCGGCGCGGCCCCGGCGGAGTACCGCCGCCGCTTCCACCCCGCACCGGCCGCACCGGCCGGCACCTCTTCCCGGCACATCCACCCACACCGATAG